The Caloranaerobacter sp. TR13 genome segment GTATATAATTTCCTATGGATTATAAAATAATATTGGAAGTGTTGGAAATAATATTATTACTGTATTATCTAGGAGGTAGTTATATGTTTAGTTTTGATATACATAAACATGATTTTAAACATGTACATTTTATTGGAATAGGCGGTATTAGTATGAGTGGTCTTGCAGAAATTTTGTTAGACGCAGGATATACTGTTTCAGGATCTGATATAAAAAACTCTGAAATAATAGAAAGCTTAAAGGATAAAGGAGCTATCATATATATAGGTCATGATAGAAATAATATAAAAGGTGCAGATTTAATAATCTATACGTCTGCTATCAGTAAAGATAATCCGGAATATATAGAAGCTATAGAAAAAAATATAGTAACTGTTGATAGAGCTACTTTCTTAGGACAATTAATGAGAATATACAAATCTTCTATTGCAGTTTCTGGGACACATGGAAAAACAACTACAACAGCTATGATATCTGTTATACTTGAACATTCTGATTTAGACCCGACTATCTTGCTAGGTGGAGTTTTAGACACCATCGGTGGTAATGTGAAAATCGGTAAAGAAGATATATTTTTAACTGAAGCATGTGAATATAAGGGAAATTTTCTTAAGTTTAATCCTAATATAGGTATAATTCTTAACATAGAAGAAGACCATTTAGATTATTTCAAAAATATCGAGCATATAGTTGAAACGTTTGCGAACTTTGCAGCTTTGCTCCCTGAAAATGGTCTGTTAGTTATAAATAATGATGATATAAACACCCCAAAAATTATTAATAAAACAAATTGCAATATTGTTACTTTCGGAATAAAAAATAAAAGTAATTAT includes the following:
- the murC gene encoding UDP-N-acetylmuramate--L-alanine ligase codes for the protein MFSFDIHKHDFKHVHFIGIGGISMSGLAEILLDAGYTVSGSDIKNSEIIESLKDKGAIIYIGHDRNNIKGADLIIYTSAISKDNPEYIEAIEKNIVTVDRATFLGQLMRIYKSSIAVSGTHGKTTTTAMISVILEHSDLDPTILLGGVLDTIGGNVKIGKEDIFLTEACEYKGNFLKFNPNIGIILNIEEDHLDYFKNIEHIVETFANFAALLPENGLLVINNDDINTPKIINKTNCNIVTFGIKNKSNYKAGDISYTKNGFPKFKLIINNSEEYNVTLKVMGIHNVYNALASIATAHNLNIPISTIIEAIESYTGTHRRFEMKGIINGVRIIDDYAHHPTEIKATLNAAKKLPHNKIWCVFQPHTYTRTKALLNEFSESFHNADTIIVTDIYAAREKDTGLVHSKDLVNLLISKGMKSLYIDNFTDVVDYLSKQISQGDIILTVGAGDIYKVGEMLLDNSR